In Mercenaria mercenaria strain notata chromosome 15, MADL_Memer_1, whole genome shotgun sequence, a single genomic region encodes these proteins:
- the LOC123559453 gene encoding uncharacterized protein LOC123559453 — protein MALEEEKDSIERKGHDGATVLLDGGWQKRGSGQNYNSLSGHVTIIGSETKKCVGFGVAKKSCRICKSSEKKGKLPTKHSCRRNYNGSSKGMESFLAVRGIKHLKNQGLKVKTVVMDDDSTTYSRIKKAFTDDLEKCSDKNHVAKNFTNELDKR, from the exons ATGGCTCTTGAGGAAGAAAAAGACAGTATTGAGAG aaaagggCATGACGGTGCAACAGTTTTATTAGATGGAGGTTGGCAGAAGAGAGGGAGTGGTCAGAACTATAATAGTTTATCAG gtcATGTAACGATAATTGGTTCTGAGACAAAGAAATGCGTTGGCTTCGGCGTTGCTAAAAAGTCGTGCAGAATTTGCAAGAGCAGTGAAAAAAAGGGTAAACTGCCAACGAAACATAGTTGTAGAAGAAACTATAACGGTTCCTCAAAAGGAATGGAATCATTTCTCGCTGTACGAGGAATAAAACATCTAAAAAATCAAGGTTTAAAGGTAAAAACCGTTGTCATGGACGACGATAGTACAACATACTCTAGAATAAAAAAGGCCTTTACTGATGATTTAGAGAAATGTAGTGACAAAAATCATGTTGCAAAAAACTTCACCAATGAGctagataaaagataa